One Mucilaginibacter ginkgonis genomic region harbors:
- a CDS encoding SDR family NAD(P)-dependent oxidoreductase gives MNLQLKDKTALVTGSTAGIGYSIAKQLAQEGAIVTVTGRTQKRVDEAVNSIKKETGNENVAGITVDFSNAEDINNLTEQLTEVDILINNVAIFEPKEFKAITDDDWFNFFNVNVMSGVRLSRVYFDKMIAKNWGRIIFIASESALNIPKEMIHYGVTKTAMLGLSRGLAELTKNTNVTVNTVMPGPTLSEGVGGFIEKIARDKNQTVEEVEKDFFVSMRPTSIIQRFLTTDEIANTVTYLASPLSAATNGAAIRAEGGLLTTAV, from the coding sequence ATGAATTTACAACTGAAAGATAAAACTGCCTTGGTGACCGGCTCTACCGCCGGCATAGGATATTCAATAGCGAAACAATTAGCGCAAGAAGGTGCAATAGTTACTGTTACAGGTCGCACGCAAAAGCGTGTGGACGAAGCAGTAAATAGTATAAAAAAAGAAACCGGCAACGAAAATGTCGCCGGAATTACGGTAGACTTTAGCAACGCCGAAGATATTAACAACCTGACAGAGCAGCTTACGGAAGTTGATATTCTGATCAACAACGTTGCCATATTCGAACCCAAGGAGTTTAAGGCGATAACTGATGATGACTGGTTTAATTTCTTTAATGTGAATGTAATGAGCGGCGTCCGCTTATCGCGCGTTTACTTCGATAAAATGATAGCCAAAAACTGGGGCCGTATTATTTTCATCGCTAGCGAATCGGCATTGAATATTCCTAAAGAAATGATCCATTACGGCGTTACCAAAACCGCTATGCTTGGTTTGTCGCGCGGGCTGGCAGAGCTCACTAAGAACACGAACGTAACGGTAAATACTGTTATGCCCGGCCCTACTCTATCTGAAGGTGTCGGCGGATTTATCGAGAAGATAGCCCGGGACAAAAATCAAACGGTAGAAGAAGTGGAAAAAGATTTCTTTGTATCCATGCGCCCTACCTCCATAATTCAACGCTTTCTAACCACAGACGAGATCGCCAATACTGTTACTTACCTGGCTAGTCCGCTTTCCGCAGCAACTAACGGCGCTGCCATCCGTGCCGAGGGCGGCCTGCTGACGACTGCGGTTTAA
- a CDS encoding ArnT family glycosyltransferase — MKNILESNARKYTLLVIVITFIARLFVAAYTGLGIGESYYFRGALSFDLSYFDQPPLFFWLGGISVKLLGLTNLGLRFPSVLLFAGTSWLLYLVTARLFNPRSGFWAVVLINLSAVFTIPIAVWFQPDAPLMFFWMLSAYFIVELLFTYNNKEKLDRNKGKVYTLWILIGISMGLDVLSKYHVLFLLVGVFIFIIANKKQRHWLTHPGLYIAFLIAVALAFPVIWWNYKNDWISFTFQGNRAGSGTHGFSLHPEWFLRSIGGQALWLLPWIWVPLVIQLWTSFKSRSKSEAYGFIFWTSVLPLVFFTLVTLWSDLQYHFHWQAPGYMMLFIPLGFAVDKALNNHGKRSALFNRRWLTFSILFTCIVLLVANLQEITGFWRYYGPKWIVHFGGEKTEPTIQGTDYIDIQKRFEKEGWLNDPKIFTGSTRWWLTGKIDWALKGKKPIIVFDEDPRNLAFLVDPKTLVGDDAVILGQEHQKSIDLNVTPFFDSVTQMPDIIIYRSGVDELHLQVYYCKNFHKSVKPHEEFPVYRQLTGRPPFGN, encoded by the coding sequence ATGAAGAATATTTTAGAAAGTAATGCCCGCAAATACACCCTGCTGGTCATCGTCATTACTTTTATTGCAAGGCTTTTCGTGGCAGCATACACAGGCCTGGGCATTGGCGAATCTTATTATTTCCGCGGGGCGTTAAGTTTTGATCTTAGTTATTTTGACCAGCCACCATTGTTTTTTTGGCTTGGCGGTATCAGCGTAAAATTGTTGGGCTTAACAAACCTTGGGCTTCGTTTTCCTTCGGTTCTATTGTTCGCAGGTACCAGCTGGTTATTATATTTAGTAACTGCACGATTATTTAACCCACGTTCCGGGTTTTGGGCGGTAGTATTGATCAACCTCAGCGCAGTGTTTACTATCCCTATCGCGGTATGGTTTCAACCCGACGCACCACTGATGTTCTTTTGGATGCTCAGTGCCTACTTCATTGTCGAGCTGCTTTTCACTTACAACAACAAAGAAAAATTAGACCGTAACAAAGGCAAGGTATATACTTTATGGATATTGATCGGCATTAGCATGGGGCTTGATGTGTTGAGCAAATACCATGTGCTTTTCTTGTTGGTGGGCGTGTTCATTTTTATTATCGCTAATAAGAAACAACGCCATTGGCTAACCCACCCCGGTCTATACATAGCGTTTTTGATCGCAGTTGCATTGGCGTTCCCGGTTATTTGGTGGAATTACAAAAACGATTGGATCTCCTTTACATTTCAGGGAAACCGTGCAGGTTCGGGCACTCATGGGTTCAGCCTCCACCCCGAATGGTTTTTACGCAGCATTGGCGGCCAGGCATTGTGGCTCTTGCCTTGGATATGGGTACCGCTTGTTATTCAATTATGGACAAGCTTTAAAAGTCGCAGCAAATCTGAGGCATATGGATTTATCTTTTGGACATCCGTATTGCCATTGGTATTCTTCACCCTGGTAACCCTATGGAGCGATTTGCAATACCACTTCCACTGGCAGGCACCGGGGTACATGATGCTGTTTATTCCTCTTGGGTTTGCTGTAGATAAAGCCTTAAATAATCATGGTAAGCGCTCGGCATTGTTCAATCGCCGCTGGTTAACATTCAGCATATTGTTTACATGTATCGTTTTGCTGGTGGCAAACTTACAGGAGATCACAGGTTTTTGGCGTTATTATGGGCCGAAATGGATAGTGCACTTTGGCGGTGAAAAAACGGAACCCACAATACAAGGCACTGATTACATCGACATTCAGAAACGCTTTGAGAAAGAAGGCTGGTTAAACGACCCAAAAATATTTACGGGCAGCACCCGCTGGTGGCTTACGGGCAAGATCGATTGGGCACTTAAAGGCAAAAAGCCCATCATTGTTTTTGACGAAGACCCGCGTAACCTGGCATTTTTAGTCGACCCGAAAACCTTAGTCGGCGATGACGCTGTGATACTTGGTCAAGAGCATCAGAAAAGTATCGACCTGAACGTAACACCTTTTTTCGACAGCGTAACCCAAATGCCCGACATCATCATTTACCGCAGCGGAGTAGATGAGTTGCACCTACAGGTCTACTATTGCAAGAACTTTCATAAAAGCGTAAAACCGCACGAAGAGTTCCCGGTTTACCGGCAATTGACCGGCAGGCCGCCGTTTGGGAACTAG
- the dnaE gene encoding DNA polymerase III subunit alpha — translation MPDFSHLHVHTQFSLLDGAADISKLYKKAAADGMKALAITDHGNMFGVFKFVAEAGKHNIKPIVGCEFYVVEDRHKKQFTKENRDVRHHQLLIAKNAEGYKNLIKLCSLGYMEGLYSKWPRIDKELILKHHKGLIATSCCIGASVPQAILKKSEAEAETEFKWWLDLFGDDYYIELQRHEIPEQLTINETLLKFAKKHNVKVICSNDSHYVDQQDSNAHDILLCVNTGDMQSTPIATDEEGGKGYRFGFPNDQFYFKTQAEMGKLFADIPESLDNTNEIVDKVDVLKLKRDIMLPNFPIPEKFKIHSGPESDTLNQWEYLKHLTFEGAKERYRDITPEVEERINFELFTIRTMGFAGYFLIVADFIREGRNIGVFIGPGRGSAAGSVVAYCTGITNIDPIKYNLLFERFLNPDRKSMPDIDTDFDDEGRQKVIDYVVDKYGRNQVAQIITYGSMAARTSIQDVGRVLDMPLSEVNMLKKLVPETLGITLKGAIDQVPELKEIYGSKELKGIVLREAEKLEGSVRNTGVHAAGIIIAPDDLTNIVPVATAKDSDLLVTQYDGRVIEDAGVIKMDFLGLKTLTIIKGALQMIKENHGVEIDIDYIPLDDQKTFELYQRGDTNGTFQFESDGMQMYLRELKPDKFEDLIAMNALYRPGPIEYIPNFIKRKHGLEPITYDLADMEEYLSESYGITVYQEQVMLLSQKLAGFSKGDADVLRKAMGKKQIEVLNKMEAQFMDGAVAKGHPKDKLTKIWTDWKAFAQYAFNKSHSTCYAFVAYQTAWLKAHYPAEYMSAVLNNQNSIDKISFFMEECRRMGINVLGPDVNESFLAFTPNAKGEIRFGLGGIKGVGEKAIESIIDERKENGPYQNIYDFAKRTNTRNVNKKSYENLVYSGAFDGFNMKRAQFFAKTENGLLTGVERLIKFSADYQNTQNSSQVSLFGGAVASYIPEPTMPESEEWPLIEKLKYEKDMIGIYLTGHPLDNYKHELQRFCNSTVSDLKLMVKARSGEGGEEVQNAFNELRKRGEICVGGLMSNVQHKMTKTGKPFGTFILEDYNESYEFALFGDDYIKFRNLMSDGYFVHIKGHIIEKFRQVGNWDLGISAISLLSEMRDKHTKSLTVHIEINSLSNQLLLDLKQIVDNNNQKYPAKNCMLKFLVKDQAENLSIQMPSKSVKVNPSDDLLEEIMQLTHVAPVLA, via the coding sequence ATGCCGGATTTTTCGCACCTACACGTACACACACAGTTTTCATTATTAGACGGGGCAGCAGATATTTCGAAGCTGTATAAAAAAGCCGCAGCCGATGGTATGAAAGCACTGGCCATAACGGACCATGGCAATATGTTCGGCGTATTTAAATTCGTGGCAGAGGCCGGTAAGCACAACATAAAACCAATTGTTGGCTGCGAGTTTTATGTGGTAGAAGACCGTCATAAAAAACAGTTTACTAAGGAGAACCGCGACGTACGCCATCATCAACTCCTGATCGCTAAAAACGCCGAAGGTTACAAAAACCTTATTAAACTCTGCTCGCTGGGTTATATGGAAGGCCTGTACAGCAAGTGGCCGCGAATAGACAAAGAACTTATACTTAAACATCACAAAGGGCTAATTGCCACAAGCTGCTGTATTGGTGCTTCTGTGCCGCAAGCCATCCTTAAAAAATCAGAAGCTGAGGCTGAGACGGAATTCAAATGGTGGCTCGATCTTTTTGGCGATGATTATTACATAGAACTGCAGCGCCATGAAATACCGGAGCAGCTGACCATTAATGAGACACTGCTCAAGTTTGCTAAAAAGCATAATGTAAAGGTGATTTGCTCTAATGACTCACACTACGTGGATCAGCAGGACTCAAACGCGCACGACATTTTGCTTTGTGTAAATACCGGCGATATGCAAAGCACCCCTATCGCTACTGACGAGGAAGGCGGCAAAGGCTACCGCTTTGGATTCCCTAACGATCAGTTTTATTTTAAGACCCAGGCAGAGATGGGCAAACTTTTTGCCGACATCCCCGAGTCGCTCGATAATACCAATGAGATAGTTGACAAGGTAGATGTGCTGAAGCTGAAACGCGACATCATGTTGCCTAACTTCCCTATACCCGAAAAGTTTAAGATCCATTCAGGGCCCGAATCTGATACGCTTAATCAATGGGAATATCTAAAGCACCTTACCTTTGAAGGTGCCAAAGAACGTTACCGCGACATTACTCCCGAAGTTGAAGAGCGTATTAACTTTGAGTTGTTCACCATCCGCACCATGGGCTTTGCGGGTTACTTTTTGATCGTGGCCGACTTTATCCGCGAGGGACGGAATATTGGTGTTTTTATTGGTCCGGGCCGTGGCTCGGCTGCCGGTTCTGTGGTAGCCTATTGTACTGGTATTACCAATATCGACCCGATAAAGTATAACCTGCTTTTCGAACGTTTCCTGAACCCTGATCGTAAATCGATGCCCGATATCGATACGGACTTTGATGACGAGGGCCGCCAGAAGGTTATCGACTACGTGGTAGACAAATACGGTCGTAACCAGGTAGCGCAGATTATAACTTACGGCTCTATGGCTGCCCGTACCAGTATACAGGACGTAGGCCGGGTGTTGGACATGCCGCTTTCTGAGGTGAACATGCTTAAGAAACTGGTTCCCGAAACTCTAGGCATAACTTTAAAAGGCGCTATAGATCAGGTACCCGAACTAAAAGAAATTTACGGAAGCAAAGAACTTAAGGGCATTGTGCTTCGCGAAGCAGAGAAATTAGAGGGCTCTGTACGTAATACGGGCGTTCACGCCGCGGGTATCATTATCGCACCCGACGATTTGACCAATATAGTTCCTGTCGCGACAGCAAAAGATTCTGATCTGCTTGTTACCCAATACGATGGCCGTGTAATTGAAGATGCCGGTGTAATCAAGATGGACTTTCTGGGCTTAAAAACCCTCACTATCATTAAGGGCGCGTTGCAGATGATCAAAGAGAACCACGGAGTAGAGATCGACATTGATTACATTCCGCTGGATGATCAAAAGACCTTTGAGCTTTACCAGCGTGGCGATACTAATGGCACTTTCCAGTTTGAAAGTGACGGTATGCAAATGTACTTGCGCGAGTTGAAGCCAGATAAGTTTGAAGACCTCATAGCCATGAACGCCTTGTATCGCCCGGGACCGATAGAGTACATCCCGAATTTTATAAAGCGTAAGCACGGTCTTGAGCCCATTACCTACGATCTGGCAGATATGGAGGAGTACCTGTCAGAGTCATATGGAATTACGGTTTACCAAGAACAGGTGATGCTTCTATCGCAAAAATTGGCGGGCTTTAGCAAAGGTGACGCCGACGTTTTGCGTAAGGCAATGGGTAAAAAGCAGATAGAGGTGCTTAATAAAATGGAAGCCCAGTTTATGGACGGCGCTGTTGCCAAAGGCCATCCTAAAGATAAACTGACAAAGATCTGGACCGACTGGAAAGCCTTTGCTCAGTATGCCTTTAACAAATCGCACTCTACTTGTTACGCCTTTGTGGCCTATCAGACCGCCTGGCTAAAGGCGCATTATCCGGCAGAGTACATGTCGGCGGTGTTGAATAACCAGAACAGTATCGACAAGATCTCTTTTTTTATGGAAGAATGCCGCCGTATGGGTATCAACGTGCTAGGCCCCGATGTTAACGAATCATTCCTGGCATTTACGCCTAATGCTAAAGGCGAGATCCGTTTTGGATTGGGCGGTATAAAAGGCGTTGGTGAAAAGGCTATCGAAAGCATTATTGACGAGCGTAAAGAAAATGGCCCATACCAAAACATTTACGACTTTGCCAAGCGAACTAACACCCGGAATGTCAACAAAAAATCGTACGAAAATTTAGTTTACAGCGGAGCCTTTGACGGCTTTAATATGAAGCGCGCGCAGTTTTTTGCCAAAACCGAGAATGGGTTGCTTACCGGTGTTGAACGCTTAATTAAGTTTTCTGCAGATTATCAGAATACACAAAACAGTTCGCAGGTATCGTTATTTGGCGGGGCGGTTGCGTCATATATCCCAGAGCCTACGATGCCCGAGAGTGAAGAATGGCCGCTGATAGAAAAGCTAAAGTACGAAAAGGATATGATCGGTATTTATTTGACCGGTCACCCGCTCGACAATTATAAACACGAATTGCAGCGTTTTTGCAATAGCACCGTAAGCGATCTCAAACTGATGGTTAAAGCCCGCTCAGGCGAAGGCGGCGAGGAGGTGCAGAATGCCTTTAACGAATTGCGTAAACGCGGCGAAATATGTGTTGGAGGTTTAATGAGCAACGTGCAGCACAAGATGACTAAAACGGGAAAGCCGTTCGGCACATTTATATTGGAAGATTACAACGAATCGTACGAGTTTGCCTTGTTTGGTGACGATTATATAAAATTCCGCAACCTGATGTCCGATGGGTATTTTGTACACATCAAAGGCCATATCATCGAAAAGTTCCGTCAGGTGGGCAATTGGGATCTGGGTATCAGCGCTATATCATTACTCTCAGAAATGCGCGATAAGCATACCAAATCGCTTACAGTACATATCGAGATTAATTCGTTAAGCAATCAGTTGCTCTTAGACTTAAAGCAGATAGTAGACAATAACAATCAGAAATATCCGGCTAAGAATTGCATGCTCAAGTTTCTGGTGAAAGACCAGGCGGAAAACCTGAGTATACAAATGCCATCAAAATCTGTGAAGGTAAACCCAAGCGATGACCTGCTCGAAGAGATCATGCAGTTAACGCATGTAGCGCCGGTGCTGGCTTAG
- a CDS encoding translocation/assembly module TamB domain-containing protein, with protein MEKFGRIALKTILWIIASVIFLVLLVFILIQVPAVQNFAKDKAVGFLQNKIHTKVSIGHITLGFPKMIVLEGVYLEDQKKDTLFSGDKLKVDISMLKLLKSQVEVNEINLEGITAKVDKNKDSVFNFDYIIKAFNSGPKKVDTSKSTLKISLDKIILDKINLAYADQTNGNKVRFYLGHFDTRIKQFDLDKMKFGIPKINLSDVNATIVQTPSGSAIAQTAAVDTATTPLNMTLDLETINVERVKVNYSTNEMAAKVNLGKFLVAFNSLDLIKQNVDIKNIELSSTSASVKLAKPQTVAKAVVKAAKKVDTLLRPPASTKPWKVALGKLVLSNDNIKFDNEAQRPLNRGLDYAHMDIKNLNTEVDDLKYTADSTSGKIADFNFRDKSGFAINKFHTNFFYGPKNAYLKDLLVETPNTVIQKEVQIGYPSIAAISKDISKLSINANLDGSHIGLRDILLAMPTMASMEPFKSYPNSQFRIDGHVVGQVNNLKIQNLEIRGLSDTRIAASATLRGLPDVKKAYFDVDLKELNTSRSDIYKLVDRKMIPASVSIPERLNLKGTLKGSMKDLTTRMTLRSSYGAVDVNATVRNATDMKRVAYNAHVKAGNLNVGALTRQPQMVGNITASANVKGAGADPKHLNLQFDANVNSAYVKGYLYKNLVAKGSAANGRYDITARMNDPNINFNLVAKADLNKKHPSINTTLMVDSINLQRLHFVKDDMRFHGKLAANFTTADPDYLNGRLLLTEMILFNKGQRIALDTVSLVSTATADSSTLRLKTPMLSAHLAGKYKLTEIGTALQDEIDKYYNISLASGKTKPKYSPENFVFDIHFVKTSLVTQFAPTLTQLDPIIINGRFNSTTGYLLVNGSIPKVVYGTNTISNGKLNINTANNSLNYALTFDGIKVGTSLNVLYPSITGNAQNNKLNVSLQVRDASRKERFRVAGVFSAMQGGYQFSFLQNGLLLDYAQWAVNPANYIQFGGKGILAHDFTISNSNQIFSVNSNSQQPNSPITATFTNFRIETLTKMAQQDTLLAGGVINGNAVISNFDKSPLFTAALNISDFSFRGDTVGNVAIKVNNQTANAYAANVDITGKGNQVNLNGVYYTTPDSRFDLNLNIINLSMKSVEGFSFGAIKNASGNITGALKITGTTTAPSVRGDIKFNTVGFNVSMLNSYFRMPNESITFQSDGVHFNDFTMVDSTGNKAVVSGAVYTTDYSSFKFGVNIDANNFRAINSTAADNKLYYGKLYIDTHIKIRGDMVKPIVDGTLTVNDKTDLTITLPSDDPSIEDRKGVVEFIDKSAPKLDSILMAKQLDSLRKSNVTGLDVNMVVNISKNANFNIVIDPRNGDVVHIKGEAHLQGGIDPSGKTNLTGTYVVNEGSYTLSYATVTRKFNFKNGSTITWTGDPTSAIVDLTAIYIANVPPIDLVADQVSGTEAEKTVYKQKLPFNVNLNLKNQLLKPDISFDIVLPDSNYTVSPTVIQTVDTRLAQVRQDPNEMNKQVLGVLVLGHFIGDNPLQSQGGSAGIGGAVRNSVSSLLSDQLNKLAGDLIAGVNLNFDLTSGEDYSSGTAQNRTDLNVGLSKQFLNDRLTVTVGNNFNLEGANQPGQKTSNIAGNVSLNYKLSKDGRYTLRAYRRDQYIVLQGQVIETGVGFLLTVDYNRFKEIFRKSNAEERAMQKKYNKEQKEKQKVQDAKDKAADKKIDEQQADSTKTTTNK; from the coding sequence TTGGAAAAATTTGGACGTATTGCCCTAAAAACTATTCTTTGGATTATTGCAAGTGTCATATTTCTGGTGCTGCTTGTCTTTATTTTGATACAAGTTCCCGCCGTTCAAAACTTCGCGAAAGACAAGGCCGTTGGTTTTTTACAAAATAAAATTCATACAAAAGTTTCGATAGGGCACATCACTTTGGGGTTTCCTAAAATGATCGTGCTTGAAGGTGTTTACCTGGAAGACCAAAAGAAGGATACCCTATTTTCCGGTGATAAGCTAAAGGTAGATATCAGCATGCTGAAATTGCTTAAGAGCCAGGTTGAAGTAAATGAGATCAATCTTGAAGGTATAACCGCAAAGGTTGACAAGAACAAAGACAGCGTTTTTAACTTCGACTATATTATAAAGGCGTTCAACTCGGGGCCAAAAAAAGTTGACACCAGTAAATCGACTTTAAAAATTTCTCTAGATAAGATCATCCTCGACAAAATAAACCTTGCTTATGCCGATCAGACTAACGGCAACAAAGTGCGGTTTTATTTAGGACATTTTGATACCCGAATTAAGCAATTCGATCTGGATAAAATGAAATTCGGCATCCCGAAAATTAACTTATCCGACGTTAATGCCACCATCGTGCAAACACCTTCAGGCTCGGCAATTGCACAAACTGCCGCCGTCGATACAGCGACTACACCGCTTAACATGACCCTTGACCTGGAAACGATCAATGTTGAGAGGGTAAAGGTGAACTATAGTACCAATGAGATGGCTGCTAAAGTTAACCTGGGTAAATTCCTTGTGGCATTTAACAGCCTGGATCTTATCAAACAAAACGTAGACATTAAAAACATTGAGTTAAGCAGCACAAGCGCCTCTGTTAAACTGGCTAAGCCGCAAACTGTGGCGAAAGCTGTAGTAAAGGCTGCAAAAAAAGTTGACACCCTGCTGCGACCGCCAGCATCAACCAAACCGTGGAAAGTCGCTTTGGGCAAACTGGTGCTTAGCAATGACAATATTAAGTTTGACAATGAGGCGCAACGGCCATTAAACAGAGGGCTGGATTATGCCCACATGGATATAAAAAATTTAAATACAGAGGTCGACGATTTAAAATACACCGCCGACAGTACTTCTGGTAAAATAGCCGACTTTAACTTTAGAGATAAGAGTGGGTTTGCTATCAACAAGTTTCATACAAACTTTTTCTACGGCCCAAAGAACGCTTACCTAAAAGACCTTCTTGTAGAAACGCCGAACACGGTTATACAGAAAGAGGTGCAGATTGGTTATCCCTCAATTGCTGCCATCAGCAAAGACATCAGCAAATTAAGCATTAATGCCAACCTTGATGGCAGCCACATCGGACTCAGGGACATCTTATTGGCAATGCCGACGATGGCTTCGATGGAGCCGTTTAAAAGTTATCCTAACTCACAATTCAGGATAGATGGTCATGTGGTAGGGCAGGTGAATAACCTGAAAATACAAAACCTGGAAATAAGAGGATTGTCAGATACCCGAATCGCCGCGTCTGCTACGTTACGTGGTTTGCCTGATGTAAAGAAGGCATATTTTGATGTAGACCTAAAGGAGTTGAATACCAGCCGTAGCGATATTTACAAACTAGTGGATCGAAAGATGATTCCGGCAAGCGTAAGCATCCCCGAAAGGTTAAATCTTAAAGGAACGCTTAAAGGCAGCATGAAGGATCTCACCACCAGGATGACCTTGCGCAGCAGCTATGGTGCAGTAGACGTTAACGCAACTGTAAGAAACGCTACAGATATGAAGCGCGTTGCCTACAATGCACATGTAAAGGCTGGCAACTTAAACGTTGGTGCTTTAACCAGGCAGCCACAAATGGTTGGAAATATAACCGCGTCTGCCAATGTAAAAGGCGCCGGTGCTGACCCGAAGCATTTGAATTTACAATTTGATGCAAATGTTAACAGCGCTTACGTTAAAGGGTATCTGTATAAAAACCTGGTTGCTAAAGGCAGCGCTGCTAACGGCCGGTATGATATTACCGCCAGGATGAACGATCCTAACATCAACTTTAACCTTGTGGCGAAAGCCGACTTAAATAAAAAACACCCCTCTATCAACACCACATTGATGGTTGACAGCATAAACCTGCAAAGGCTGCATTTTGTAAAAGATGACATGCGCTTTCACGGAAAGTTGGCCGCCAACTTTACTACGGCAGACCCCGATTATCTGAACGGAAGGCTTTTGTTAACAGAAATGATTTTGTTTAATAAAGGCCAACGCATAGCGCTGGATACAGTAAGCCTGGTGTCTACCGCTACGGCAGACAGCAGTACGCTGCGTTTAAAAACACCAATGTTAAGCGCCCACCTTGCAGGCAAATATAAATTGACTGAGATAGGAACAGCATTACAAGACGAGATAGACAAATATTATAACATAAGCCTGGCCAGCGGCAAAACAAAACCAAAATATTCACCTGAAAATTTTGTGTTCGATATCCATTTCGTGAAAACTTCGTTGGTTACTCAGTTTGCACCTACGCTTACTCAACTAGACCCTATCATCATCAACGGCAGGTTCAATAGCACCACCGGTTATCTGTTGGTCAACGGTTCTATCCCGAAAGTGGTTTATGGAACAAATACCATCAGCAACGGTAAGCTTAACATTAATACCGCTAATAATTCGCTAAACTATGCCTTGACCTTTGATGGAATAAAAGTAGGGACATCGCTTAATGTACTTTACCCGTCAATAACCGGTAATGCTCAAAATAATAAGCTGAACGTGAGCCTGCAGGTTAGAGATGCAAGCCGCAAAGAACGTTTCAGGGTAGCCGGCGTATTCAGTGCCATGCAGGGCGGTTACCAGTTTAGCTTCTTGCAAAACGGGTTGCTGCTTGATTATGCACAGTGGGCGGTCAATCCGGCCAACTATATACAATTTGGAGGCAAAGGCATCCTGGCGCATGACTTTACGATATCTAACAGCAACCAGATATTTAGCGTGAACAGTAATTCGCAGCAACCTAACTCGCCAATTACAGCTACGTTCACCAATTTCCGCATAGAAACACTTACCAAGATGGCGCAGCAGGATACTCTGCTTGCTGGTGGTGTTATCAACGGTAATGCGGTTATTAGCAACTTTGATAAGTCGCCTTTGTTCACTGCTGCCCTTAATATTTCTGATTTTAGTTTCCGGGGCGACACGGTTGGCAACGTTGCCATTAAGGTGAATAATCAAACTGCTAATGCTTACGCCGCGAACGTGGATATCACCGGTAAAGGTAACCAGGTTAATTTGAACGGCGTTTATTATACAACACCGGATAGTCGTTTCGACCTTAACCTCAATATCATCAATCTAAGTATGAAGAGCGTCGAAGGTTTCAGCTTTGGCGCTATCAAAAATGCAAGCGGTAATATTACGGGTGCACTAAAAATTACAGGGACAACAACGGCGCCGTCCGTACGGGGTGATATTAAGTTCAATACGGTTGGGTTTAATGTATCAATGCTAAACTCGTACTTCAGGATGCCTAATGAAAGTATAACGTTCCAGAGCGATGGCGTCCACTTCAATGATTTTACCATGGTCGATTCGACCGGGAATAAAGCGGTTGTTTCCGGTGCTGTGTATACCACGGATTATTCAAGTTTCAAATTTGGCGTAAATATCGACGCTAATAATTTCAGGGCTATAAATTCTACTGCTGCTGATAACAAGTTGTATTATGGTAAGCTATACATCGACACCCATATCAAGATAAGGGGTGATATGGTGAAACCGATTGTTGATGGTACGCTAACGGTTAATGACAAAACAGACCTGACCATCACCTTACCGAGTGACGACCCTAGTATAGAAGACCGGAAAGGGGTAGTAGAATTCATAGATAAGAGCGCGCCCAAGCTCGACTCCATCCTGATGGCTAAACAGCTGGACTCACTGCGAAAATCAAATGTGACTGGTTTGGATGTCAATATGGTGGTCAACATCAGTAAAAACGCCAACTTCAACATCGTTATAGACCCCCGCAACGGCGACGTTGTACATATTAAGGGTGAGGCACATCTGCAAGGCGGTATAGATCCAAGCGGTAAAACAAATCTTACGGGTACCTATGTTGTTAACGAAGGCTCTTATACCTTATCGTATGCTACGGTTACACGCAAGTTTAATTTCAAGAATGGCAGTACTATCACTTGGACAGGCGACCCAACAAGTGCCATTGTAGACCTGACGGCCATCTATATTGCTAATGTGCCGCCAATAGACCTGGTCGCTGACCAGGTAAGCGGGACCGAGGCAGAGAAAACAGTTTACAAGCAGAAGCTACCATTCAACGTAAACCTTAATCTTAAAAATCAACTTTTAAAACCTGATATCAGTTTCGATATAGTGTTGCCTGATAGCAACTATACCGTATCGCCAACGGTTATTCAGACTGTAGATACGCGCCTGGCACAAGTTAGGCAAGACCCTAACGAGATGAATAAGCAGGTACTGGGCGTGCTGGTGCTTGGACACTTTATTGGCGATAATCCGCTGCAAAGCCAGGGCGGAAGCGCAGGTATAGGCGGTGCGGTACGTAACAGTGTAAGCAGCTTATTGTCAGATCAGTTAAATAAGCTGGCCGGCGACCTGATAGCCGGGGTTAACCTTAATTTTGACTTAACATCCGGTGAAGACTATTCGTCTGGTACGGCGCAGAACCGAACGGATCTCAATGTGGGATTATCCAAGCAGTTTCTGAATGATCGCTTGACGGTTACTGTTGGCAACAACTTCAACCTGGAAGGCGCAAATCAACCCGGGCAAAAAACAAGCAATATCGCTGGTAACGTATCGCTTAATTACAAACTTAGCAAGGACGGCCGTTACACATTACGTGCTTACCGACGCGACCAATACATTGTGCTGCAAGGCCAGGTAATTGAAACCGGTGTAGGCTT